TATTATTCACTAAATGTCCCTCTTGATGATGGCATTGATGATGAAAGTTACCAGTCGTTATTTAAGCCGATAATCGGCAAAGTTATGGAAGTTTTTAGGCCCGGTGCGGTTGTGTTACAATGCGGTGCAGATTCTTTATCGGGAGATAGATTAGGCTGCTTTAATCTATCGATTAAAGGTCATGCTGAATGTGTGAAGTATATGAGATCTTTTAATGTGCCGTTACTGTTGCTTGGCGGTGGAGGCTATACTATTCGAAATGTTGCTCGCTGCTGGTGCTATGAGGTGATTATTAATTTAActtgatttaaataaataattttaattaCGAGTGCTACTCGAAACTAATAGTATAATGGATACTTTGTTCATTTGTGCAGACTGGAGTTGCGCTTGGGGTTGAGTTAGAAGATAAAATGCCTCAACATGAGTATTATGAGTATTTTGGTCCTGATTATACTCTTCATGTTGCTCCGAGTAATATGGAAAATAAGAACTCGCGCCAGTTGCTGGATGAAATAAGATCAAAGCTACTTGATAATCTTTCTAAACTTCAACATGCTCCAAGTGTGCAATTCCAAGAACGCCCACCTGATACAGAATTCCCTGAGGTTTGTTACCGCAATTTTGTCTTTtatgttgtgtgtgtgtatatataaaatCTGCACTTAAACATAGATATCATCTCATGGcaaaatttacatttttatagATATAAAAACACAGCTCATATTAGTTATTATGATTTATGGTATTAGAAATGATTTACTGTTTGTTTCTTATAATAATTTAATGTCCGAAGTCTGAGAGCAGAATTATGGGACTGTTTCAATAAAACAATTATCTGAATATGTGGGATTATGTATTTTGCTGGTGACTTGAATttatatgtaacaaaatatataataaaacatttaATTCAAAGACTAGTTTTTTAGCTTCTAAGTTCAACTTAATCAAACAAAACTCACTGTGGCCTGTGCATTAGTAATCCTATAGAATAGTTATATGTATGGTTTACATTAACTTTCAAATTCAGAAAAGAAAAAAGTAACGATTAAATGAAAATGACGGACTCACATTTGTCTGATTTACTGGggatcttggttttaaaaaagcgCGCCTAGGCGTAGGTTGCAGCGCCTTATGTGACACGAGGCGAATGTTTTTTTATAAATCGCGCGCTTTAGCCTTTTTTTGTTAGGCGAAAGCTTTGAAGCGCAGGCTATAAGGGCTTGAGGCGCATTTTAGGGCctgatttacaaaaaaaaatgttatgAGATTAAGAAAAGAGAAGAAATTGGTGCTTACCTGCGATGAAAGAAGAGAAATAGAGAAGAATTGAAGCTTGCCAGCTGATTTTAGGTGCAAATTAGGGTTGACGGCTGGTTAATTACATTAGATAGAGAGACGAGAGGAGCAGATAGTTGTGGCGGCTGATTATTATTAGGTTAAATAGACGTACTCTCTTTTTCTTTGTCACCTTTTTTTTAACCAACTTACAATTTTCATCCTCAAAGTTATAGATTTATCAACTTTAACCCTAGACTATTACATGTTAGTGCATCAAGATGTTGTACATATACGTTATCTATATATTTAATTATAGATATAGCTTATTGATAGATAAATTTTAAGTAACGTTTTTTGGTAAACCTATAAGAATTAATACATTAATTATTCAGATAAATCGCACTTTGCATACGAAAAGCGGTTACTCGGTGCGCTTCTCGCTTTAAAACCAAGCTGGTGACGGGGCTATTAATATACCAATCTATAAGAATCCAGAAACCCTAAGTTTATTTAGTAGCTAATTAAATCTTTATTCACAAGTATGAAACTAAACAACCTTTTCGAACTTAGTTATTGTTTCTGGAGAGTATTGAAGGTCAAAGACAATTGAATCAAGTGCAAATATTAAATTACTATTTTGGTTCTTTAGTATCTGCGTTATTTTTTGTTTACATTGCGTGTTCATCGTCCAACCGGTTTTAGATTTAGATATttcttttaacttattttttattttttcatgtACACAATTTTTATCACTTGTGGTCCTTGAACAATGATAATGGGAGGAAACAGGCACACCATGCTGTTCTTGATGCCTGctaaattattattaatttttctcTCATGAGAAGCTAACAGAAGCGATTTTATCATTATTCAGGCAGATgaagatcaagaagatgatgatcgAAGATCCGAtgattctgatgatgaaaatgaggggTAGCTCCTCTGCAAATTCAAAAAATAAATtagaaattgttttttttttcctctcctgttttctgaatttttatattataccttcaattacttttttgtttttcttttgcaGCAAGTCTTTTGTTGGACGTGTGAAAAGGGAACTTCATGATATCGAGCCTAAGGACATGGTATGTTTCACTTTTGTGATCTTTGAGTTCATTTTATAAACTATTTATCAGATTCAACGTGAATAAGCCATGCAATTGCATTCCTTTTCTCAATAAATGAATTTACTTTCATATTATATGATATATATAAGCCTCCTTATTTATGATCAAGGTTAAAAAAGTATAATATGAGATTTAGCTAGCATGAATTAATATTTGATGCGACACTTGTATCATTTGATTATAATATCGTTCGTTTTAAATgataaaaaagggttttttggtttgtgttttggaACTTGTTATTGCGACTTAAAATCACAAGAATCACATTTTATTGTTTGGATGAACAATTTTTCTATTATTTAGTTAATTTGGGCTCAAATAATCTAGACAAGCTATAACCATTCTTTTAAACCTAATTTGAGAGACCTTTAACTCTCATTTCACAAATCATCTCTTGTTTTTTAcacaatgttttttttatttttggtcATATATTATCTGCTACtcccatggttttaaaaaacgtttGAGGCGTGCGCCTCTAGGCACGCCTTGAGGCGAAAAGGCCAAAAAACgagtctgaggcgcgcctcatggtatttttaatgtatatgcgcctcagaggggctgaggcgctaagaAAGCTGCGCCTCAAGGAATTTTGatagttgtttttgatgtttttgactttttgtgtcaatttcaagcatttcatgtcttttttaagtatgttttttatgattttgatgaatctgatgatgaaattagttagtattattatttttataatatatatatatatatatatatataatttttatatttatttattaatatcgcctcggccttacgcctcgaaactcgtttccgttcttttaaaccttggCTACtcctttgaataaatcaaaacttAGTAATGATTCAAACGTATTATTATGTGATTATTACAACTTCAAGCTGCAAATCCACATCCAAAATAAACATTTTGAACTCCGTTTTGTTTCTGCGAGCAAAATAAATCCAATTGCCCAACATCTAGTTAGCCACTTTCAAAACGCACATTCAAACACCCCTTGAATAACCAACCGTGTATCATTTAATGCTAATGTCTCCCCGTTGTGTGTGTCCAGGATGATATAAAGGAAGGTGATCATGCTGGGGCTAGAGAGATGGATGCATCATTTGCTGAAATATCCTTAAAGGTGAAAACCTTATTTCACAAAATAGTAATAGCaattaataaatatttatatGATCTTTTCAAGTGCTTAAAATATTTGCGCGTGTATTGTCAGGGTTCAAATTCAGGTGCAGTGCCAGCAGCAGATGTGAAAGTAGAACAGGGGAACTCTAACAAGCCAGATCAGCCTGCTGATATGAATCTATAATCTATCGTATCATATCATACTCATCGTGTTTATGATATCTTATAGACATTTTTACTTCAGTTTCCTTAAAACTTGTGTATGTATGAGCTTTGTGAGTTACAGCTTTTGGATGGATACAAGTGACTAAACTAGAATGGTTAATGTATGGGAATGAAATGTGTTTATCACCATTTTATTATCATATTTGCTGTGTGTTTGATCGTTTTGTCGGAATGGGATGTTGTAGAAGGATGTTTGGTTTGTAGAAGTATGTTTCTAATTGGAATGAAATTTTTAGCGAACAATGATGCGATGGTAAGCTGATCAAGCCCCTTTCGGCTTTCGCTTTAGACCTTGAgcacttttaagctaaactagcTGTGTACAAGATTAGTGTTGTTCAGATCAACTCATTTATACCAACAACTCACCATTCCTTGCATGTTGAGATACGCCCCTTTGTAATAGCAAATCCAGGTTTTTTATTTACATTTCTTAACTTAGCTCATAAGGTAAACATGCTAATATTATTTGAAGTTTAAGAGAAAATGAGCACAATAATCACAAAATGAATACCTTACTTTTTGAATGACTATTGATAGGTAATAGAAATGTCCATTTTTTCAACATAATTAATCAATAAATGCGTTTATTGTAGGGACGATGAGCGCTTCAGACGATTGTTTAGCATGTCTTATCTTTTCAGACGATTGTTTAAGACCACATGGTATGATCAGAGGATCTAATACCTTTTCTTGTACAAACACTCGAACATCCCATGGTGTTAGCAAGTTTGGTAACAAAAAAATCATATGAGATTCGGTGTGACCCCCTTTTTTTATACATTGCCTAACCCTTGGGGGTCTAAAGGGGTGTTATATTACTTATCTCCACATCACATTTTATGTGATGTAAACTATTTAAAACTAAAATACATCTAATGTATCAGATAATCACCAAGATTTATTATAAGAGTGTTCTTTATTCAACTTAAAATTAAAACCTGACTTGAAAAAACTAAATCTGATAGAACCAAATTTGATTTTCTAGTATTCCATTCAGGCTAGCATCCAAACTGATTGTTGAATTCCTTTTACGAAATGGATTTTTAATTCCAGCTCAGTTTCGAAATTTCAATTCGACTATCACGATTCAAATAACTCGAAAAACCCAAAACCGGTATGATAAACACCCATATTTTCTTGTATATACTCTTATTTTGTGAGTTGGTGATAAAAAAAGGTTTCTACTCTACCCGAAGATACTCATTACTAGACGAAATGGCAATAAACAACAGAGAAACAATCATACAAACACCAAAAATCATGTGGTTAAATTGATTAAGTTGATTGATCTAACTCCACCAAACTAATGATCTACATACCATATAACTCTAGGCTCTAGCTACATAAATTTTTAACCACCGGTCATGCCCATCATCTATCAAGTCTAACTTTCGgtatgagtataatcaaaaaccCAATTAATTCATCAGGGTACTAGAGGCACAAGCCTTAGTACCCAAATGACACAAACTGATGAGAGATAACCACCTTATTTTTCTCCAAATCCAACCTAAAGTACCCAAATCAAATAGGGCCACAACCCAAAGTTCATTACACTACCCAAGAGCATTGAACATCAAAATGACCAATGCTCAATAAACTACCCTATTCAGTAGGTACTCTCAACTTGAAGGATGTCCCGGTACTCTCAAAGAATTCTCATATAAGGAAGTAACATATACGCTAAGCCGGTACACTCAACCTGAAGGATGCCCCGGTACTCTCATAGAATTCTCATATAAGGAAACATATATTTCTATAAGCTTTAACACccattaaattaattaaatatttatacaagtaataataataaaaatatcttGATATTAAATCGGTAGAAACAACCCTTTTTAAGTCTTACGTAGTTATATTCGTTACAAGTGGAGTGTGGGGCGGGTGAGCTTCTCATTTTCCATCAACCAAAAAACAGAGGAGAAGAACACTCCAcgtcaacaaacaaacaaacaaactacaacACACGCGAATATCACCAATCAACCACACAGCCAATCGGAACTCAAATTGTGATCCCGCTAACGCCACCCATCCACCCATATATTTTCAAACGCTTCAAagaatcttcttcatcttcttatATTCCAGATTCCATCACATAATTtccaaattattattattattttccaatttctCACTTCTTCCGATCTAGGGTTTACATTTCTAGTCAATTCGGTCATGCCGGTGATGCGTGTCATCGGTTCCGGTGCCGGAGGTGTGACTGTAACTGCCGATAGAGTCGTCGGAACCGACCGATGGAGGATAGAGTCCATGCGGCGCACGTTAGCTCCTTCACAAACCCTAATTCGCTTCCGTAAGTTTGATTTCAGTTTATCCTCACTTGTAACCTCCCCGTTGAGACTCACTGTTTATAACAGTTTGGATAAGAatactcaaaccaaaccaaaaccgaaaccgaaacagAAACCGAAACTGAAACCGAAAACCACATTTAGTATCAGTACTGGTAATAGAGGTAGCAGGAAGAGCACTGGAGGAAACAGTGCTCGGCAAACAGATGAATATACGGACTGTAAGCCGATTGATGTACGGAGTTTATCGCAAAATGGCGATCCGTTAGGGCGAAGAGATTTGGGGAAATGTGTGGTGAAGTGGATAAGTCAAGGGATGAAAGCAATGGCTACTGATTTTGGGGCTGCTGAGCTGCAAGGTGAGTTTGCAGAGGTCAGGCAGAGGATGGGTCCAGGGCTGACTTTTGTGATACAGGCTCAGCCTTATTTGAGTGCGGTGCCGATGCCGTGTGGGCTTGAGTCGGTGTGCTTGAAGGCTTGCACTCATTATCCAACTTTGTTTGATCATTTTCAGAGGGAGCTTAGGGATGTGTTGCAGGGGCTTCAGGGGAAGGGTTTGGTTGAGGATTGGCAGAAGACGGAGTCGTGGAAGTTGTTTAAGGAACTTGCAAAATCAGGTGATTTAGTCTTTTCATGTTGTTGGTAAACTTTAAAGAATGATATGAAAGTTTTTTGCTGGTGTTTGGATGTGTGGTTTAAGAGATATCACGTAATCACTTGAATATTTAGAGTTGGATAAATTGGCTATATTTTATGACTAATGACCCATAAAGGGGTGTTTGGCGGTGTGTTTTGAAAGTAGCTATTCTGTATTTAAGTTACTTTCTTGTGTTTGGGTACTGCAATACTGTCCTGAATCTTGATTATCTCATTATTTAGGGGTCGAAATCGAATAGCCTGTTTAGGAGTAGCTTCAAGAGTAAGTTTACATATTTATCCTTGTATAATCACAACATACCACACACTCAAACATGATTATCTGATCATCACAACTTTATACTGTAAAGCACATCCAAACACTATATCCTGTTATCTTATTCTAGTTATTCCACAAAGCAAAATTAGTTTCAGAACGCTCTGCCAAACACTCCCTAAATAACGGATATTTATAAACTGAAGTATCCAAACTCTAGTGACTGTATGTTCTAATGATTGATTTTTATCATGCACATCCAACCACTCTTAGTTTTTCTTTTAGTAatattttgtgattatttgacACCCTATGTACTGAAATTACAACATGATTAATCTTCAGCTCAGCATAGGGCCATTGCAAGAAAACTCACAACCCCCAAAACTGTTCATGGCGTTTTGGGCATGGAGCTAGAGAAAGTGAAAGCGATTCAGTCCAGAATCGATGATTTTTCAGAACGAATGGCCAACCTACTTCGTGTCGAAAGGGATTCCGAATTGGAATTCACCCAACAGGAATTAGATGCCGCTCCTACTGCCGCCAGTTCCGATCCAAACAAACCAATTGAATACCTTGTTAGTCACGGTCAAGCAGAACAAGAGTTATGCGACACAATCTGCAACTTGTTTGCAGTCAGTACTTATACAGGATTAGGTGGCATGCATCTGGTGTTGTTTAAGGTTGAGGGAAATCATAGGTTGCCACCGACAACATTGTCTCCCGGTGACATGGTTTGCGTGAGAACATGTGACAGCAGGGGTGCAGCTGGTGCCATTTCGGGTATGCAAGGTTTTGTTAATAACTTAGGGGAAGATGGATGTAGTATCACTGTGGCTCTTGAATCCCGACATGGTGATCCCACCTTTTCAAAGTTGTTCGGTAAAAGCGTTCGTATAGATCGGATCCAAGGATTGGCTGACGCAGTTACATATGAGGTAATTTTTAAAAAGTTATAGTGTGTGTTTATTAGATGTATATTGACACTTTGGATCAACAAGTTCTTTCTTTTTTTGGTTTTTGAGCACATGAAGATTCTATGTACAAAATTTTAGggtaattttttttctttttaatttctaTCTCGTTTATTTTTAATGGAATTTCATATCGCAAGAGTTTTAAATGGGCTGAGTTTTTAATGGATTTTCATACATATAAATCTGTGTATATGTatattacaagttttgtcctttatgttaacaccctttttcaggcggtgtcctttagcgtgaaagttgacaagttttgtacctaacgtttcaaaatcttgcacgttatatCCTTTAGCCCTAAGCCAGTTAGATCTTTTAGTTAAGTATGGTCATGTGGCTTGCACATGAGAGTCGTTTAGTCTTTTGCCCTGTATATATAAAATCTTAAAAGATATATCTTTCCTTCTCCCTAAACAAACACACACCTTCTATCTCtctgttctctctctctctctctctctctctctctgtaaaCAAGATTTCCGGCCATCACCACTGCTGGTCGATCACCGCCACCCCCAGCCCCCACCTGCCATCTCCGTTAACTACCACCACCGACTCGCTTTTACCCTTCAATAGTTCAATCAGCCGCAACCGTTTCAGATCTTAATGTGAAGAAAAGAAGGTTTTTTTTCACCCGCAAGAACAAATCTTAAATCATGAGTAGCTGCATTTCAAATAAAGATGGG
This is a stretch of genomic DNA from Helianthus annuus cultivar XRQ/B chromosome 16, HanXRQr2.0-SUNRISE, whole genome shotgun sequence. It encodes these proteins:
- the LOC110917736 gene encoding histone deacetylase 19 yields the protein METGGNSLASGPDGSKRKVYYFYDPEVGNYYYGQGHPMKPHRIRMTHALLAHYGLLQNMHVVKPVPARDKDLCRFHADDYVSFLRGITPETQQDQLRQLKRFNVGEDCPVFDGLYSFCQTYAGGSVGGAVKLNHEYCDIAINWAGGLHHAKKCEASGFCYVNDIVLSILELLKVHQRVLYVDIDIHHGDGVEEAFYTTDRVMTVSFHKFGDYFPGTGDIRDIGYSKGKYYSLNVPLDDGIDDESYQSLFKPIIGKVMEVFRPGAVVLQCGADSLSGDRLGCFNLSIKGHAECVKYMRSFNVPLLLLGGGGYTIRNVARCWCYETGVALGVELEDKMPQHEYYEYFGPDYTLHVAPSNMENKNSRQLLDEIRSKLLDNLSKLQHAPSVQFQERPPDTEFPEADEDQEDDDRRSDDSDDENEGKSFVGRVKRELHDIEPKDMDDIKEGDHAGAREMDASFAEISLKGSNSGAVPAADVKVEQGNSNKPDQPADMNL